The Deinococcus apachensis DSM 19763 genome includes a region encoding these proteins:
- a CDS encoding cupin domain-containing protein has protein sequence MTKVKPGDRLSNPITGENGVLIEAPSEDNGRRLIVEIRVRPGGAVAGPHIHPNIEEAFTVLKGRVGLRLGDRTLIAPVGERFVCPAGTLHDWWNAGDEEAVLRVEITPGDRFLEMVVTLFGLANDGKTNAKGMPHPLQMVLFGQEFSDVLTFTGPKMAVLKVVGTLLAPIARWRGYRGSYPEHWRYLQRAQEVSA, from the coding sequence GTGACCAAAGTCAAACCAGGAGACCGGCTGAGCAACCCCATCACCGGAGAGAACGGCGTTCTCATCGAGGCGCCCAGTGAAGACAACGGGCGTCGCCTGATCGTGGAGATCAGGGTGCGGCCGGGCGGGGCCGTCGCCGGTCCCCACATTCACCCGAACATAGAGGAGGCCTTCACGGTCCTGAAGGGCCGGGTGGGCCTGCGGCTGGGCGACCGCACCCTGATCGCGCCCGTTGGCGAGCGCTTCGTCTGCCCGGCGGGCACCCTGCATGACTGGTGGAACGCGGGCGACGAAGAGGCGGTCCTCCGCGTGGAGATCACGCCCGGCGACCGCTTCCTGGAGATGGTCGTCACCCTGTTCGGCCTCGCCAACGACGGCAAGACGAACGCGAAGGGGATGCCCCACCCCCTCCAGATGGTGCTGTTCGGCCAGGAGTTCTCGGACGTCCTGACCTTCACCGGACCGAAGATGGCCGTGTTGAAGGTCGTGGGGACGCTGCTCGCGCCCATCGCCCGCTGGCGCGGGTACCGGGGCAGCTATCCGGAGCACTGGCGCTACTTGCAACGGGCCCAGGAAGTTTCCGCCTGA
- a CDS encoding DUF4352 domain-containing protein → MRTRLLLTALTLALIPVAHAATSTSTRPAQPVVQGTRQLDGQNAKVGQTFTLGKGSPLNFTLKSAEYSTRRVVIGGNVYYPKADEKLLILHYTVQNPQKTAARYYWADLKFTAVDAQDRNHEFIEAVAREGTTDKLEVNLKPAQKVDVMTVIVVPAAGPVPKLIVQRESGTPVLRYDLRTQTKGLLAPFADTADKSGATALAQVPAAKGKFVSLKWYDVRLDEAKFTTEALGGQAPGAGKRYLTATFTLKNNLGRDTTFAWSDLKPTLKDADGERVEYNQTMLKASRDEKAGGALPKGEEARVRFYFELPENVAGDSVLLTDESGRTFVFDVKGAK, encoded by the coding sequence ATGCGAACCCGACTGCTGCTGACCGCCCTCACCCTCGCCCTGATCCCCGTCGCCCACGCCGCCACCAGCACCTCCACTCGCCCGGCCCAGCCGGTCGTCCAGGGCACCCGCCAGCTCGACGGCCAGAACGCCAAGGTGGGCCAGACCTTCACCCTCGGCAAGGGGAGCCCGCTGAACTTCACGCTCAAGAGCGCCGAGTACAGCACCCGCCGCGTCGTCATCGGCGGCAATGTCTACTACCCCAAGGCCGACGAGAAGCTGCTCATCCTGCACTACACCGTCCAGAACCCCCAGAAGACGGCCGCCCGCTACTACTGGGCCGACCTGAAGTTCACGGCGGTGGACGCCCAGGACCGCAACCACGAGTTCATCGAGGCCGTCGCCCGCGAGGGGACGACCGACAAGCTGGAGGTCAACCTCAAGCCCGCCCAGAAGGTGGACGTGATGACGGTCATCGTGGTGCCCGCCGCCGGGCCGGTGCCCAAGCTGATCGTGCAGCGCGAGAGCGGCACTCCGGTCCTGCGCTACGACCTGCGGACCCAGACCAAGGGACTGCTCGCCCCCTTCGCGGACACGGCGGACAAGTCGGGGGCGACGGCGCTGGCCCAGGTGCCCGCCGCCAAGGGTAAGTTCGTGAGCCTGAAGTGGTACGACGTGCGGCTGGACGAGGCGAAGTTCACGACCGAGGCGCTGGGCGGCCAGGCACCGGGGGCGGGGAAGCGTTACCTCACGGCGACCTTCACGCTGAAGAACAACCTGGGGCGGGACACGACCTTCGCGTGGTCGGACCTCAAGCCCACGCTCAAGGACGCGGACGGGGAGCGGGTGGAGTACAACCAGACGATGCTCAAGGCCAGCCGGGATGAGAAGGCGGGCGGGGCGCTCCCCAAGGGGGAGGAGGCGCGGGTGCGCTTCTACTTCGAGCTGCCCGAGAACGTCGCCGGGGACAGCGTGCTCCTGACCGACGAGTCCGGCCGCACCTTCGTCTTCGACGTCAAGGGCGCCAAGTAG
- a CDS encoding DUF6683 family protein — translation MQRSRRITHALRTLVATAMLGGALLIVTPPAAAQGSAPANPLSSGASKSILSALSSQLAAPVAPTGKPADLALGAFKPTPKRLLPPRMVANMQGLDAGQKKEAQTLYEGLLDGYDTLLAQNNEERLKNNVAGALMYAITVSHLVLSGEELTEKQQEGLMGNVTRVLSNIAAFKSASDERRQELYEALIISANMALALRQEAAEHPEYEAQAKDLAGTLLRQILGRDDEQLVFTDTGMRFK, via the coding sequence ATGCAACGTTCCAGACGAATCACCCACGCCCTTCGGACCCTCGTCGCCACCGCCATGCTCGGGGGTGCGCTCCTGATCGTGACCCCCCCGGCCGCCGCGCAGGGCAGCGCACCCGCGAACCCCCTTTCGTCCGGGGCCAGCAAGAGCATCCTCAGCGCGCTGAGCAGCCAGTTGGCGGCCCCGGTCGCGCCAACTGGGAAGCCCGCTGATCTTGCGCTGGGCGCCTTCAAGCCCACGCCGAAGCGCCTGCTGCCGCCCCGGATGGTGGCGAACATGCAGGGGCTCGACGCCGGGCAGAAAAAAGAGGCACAGACCCTGTATGAGGGGCTGCTCGACGGGTACGACACGCTGCTCGCGCAGAACAACGAGGAGCGCCTGAAGAACAATGTGGCGGGCGCCCTGATGTACGCGATCACCGTGAGCCACCTCGTGCTGAGTGGTGAGGAGCTCACCGAGAAGCAGCAGGAGGGCCTGATGGGGAACGTGACCCGCGTGCTCTCGAACATCGCGGCCTTCAAATCCGCCTCCGACGAGCGCCGCCAGGAACTGTACGAGGCGCTGATCATCTCGGCGAACATGGCCCTCGCGCTGCGCCAGGAGGCGGCCGAGCACCCCGAGTACGAGGCCCAGGCGAAGGACCTCGCGGGCACGCTGCTTCGTCAAATTCTCGGCCGGGACGACGAACAGCTCGTCTTCACCGACACGGGGATGAGGTTCAAGTAG
- a CDS encoding TolB family protein — protein sequence MLIRHVLLLAFLLLSVARAASAPLVVNIAGDLWTWTGAQGWQQRTHWGGNGPPVLSPDGRRVAYASVAEGSLDTSRVTGEATNIWVLDLTTWKATRLTNQPAAVSSGQGVMRSTPAWSPDGAFLAWTQRPQRALGGGRPSEAVTLVRYAVSSGTARVIRTAVPDLSGTPAPIGLLWGTAGLVMLGTAGPSTDNTSTYVLDASGRVVRRVGGAGLVSHLTHLGSSAFLGSFFDEETFYSLSGRAHVLRRPGTFERLVAVRAPGGLSVQVWWPLQGRDHTDCSLLRSGRRLHTWTCEPAVYGGPVFQDFLDLAYDIAVSPDGGQVAYAADDAIFVHDGRGPRRILDLHGRSMNGMVWGPAEFRVP from the coding sequence ATGCTGATCCGCCACGTTCTGCTGCTCGCCTTCCTGCTGCTCTCGGTTGCCCGGGCGGCCTCCGCCCCGCTCGTCGTCAACATCGCGGGTGACCTCTGGACATGGACGGGGGCGCAGGGCTGGCAGCAGCGCACCCACTGGGGGGGCAATGGCCCGCCCGTGCTGTCCCCCGACGGCCGCAGGGTGGCCTACGCCTCGGTGGCCGAGGGCAGTCTCGACACCTCGCGCGTGACTGGGGAGGCCACCAACATCTGGGTCCTGGACCTGACGACGTGGAAGGCGACGCGGCTGACCAACCAACCGGCCGCCGTCTCGTCGGGCCAGGGCGTGATGCGTTCGACGCCCGCCTGGTCGCCCGATGGGGCCTTTCTCGCCTGGACCCAGCGGCCGCAGCGCGCGCTGGGTGGGGGACGTCCGTCGGAAGCCGTGACGCTCGTCCGGTACGCGGTGTCCAGTGGAACTGCCCGGGTGATCCGGACGGCTGTTCCGGACCTGTCGGGCACTCCCGCCCCCATCGGCCTGCTGTGGGGCACGGCGGGTCTGGTCATGCTGGGCACCGCGGGCCCATCCACAGACAACACGTCCACGTATGTGCTCGACGCCTCGGGCCGCGTGGTGCGGCGCGTCGGCGGGGCAGGACTGGTGAGTCATCTTACCCACCTCGGCTCCTCCGCGTTCCTCGGGTCCTTTTTCGACGAGGAAACGTTCTACAGCCTCTCGGGACGGGCGCACGTCCTCCGGCGACCCGGCACGTTCGAGCGTCTGGTCGCGGTGCGTGCGCCGGGCGGGCTCAGCGTTCAGGTCTGGTGGCCGCTCCAGGGCCGGGACCACACCGACTGCTCCCTGCTGCGCTCTGGCCGACGCCTGCATACCTGGACCTGCGAACCCGCTGTGTATGGCGGCCCCGTGTTCCAGGACTTTCTCGATCTCGCCTACGACATCGCCGTCTCGCCCGACGGCGGGCAGGTCGCCTACGCCGCGGATGATGCGATCTTCGTCCACGACGGGCGGGGGCCGCGCAGGATTCTGGACCTGCACGGGCGGTCCATGAACGGCATGGTCTGGGGGCCAGCGGAGTTTCGCGTGCCGTGA
- a CDS encoding WD40 repeat domain-containing protein translates to MPLPKLLLLALPLLLTLPAPGPLYVQPHAALLGFQGDALLVQRRREGGDLTPQVVWLDARSGQVRRSVALKGETRGSRSPTLSPDGTLLALGNGSSVSLWRLPDGEPWPFSPDSTAVHSVAFDARSRHMALGLAPGYAQLWDLHTGGRLRSFMGHGAPVSAVSVVEGRLLSAARDGTVRVWNTVTGDVLASERVPGNTSGRGVGDAVLTPNGQTYAVLTTDGEVWLGRVGKSGLTRLDVDGGRGLALNPAGDLLAVSGSSERGLAVVDLQTERVRTRLPNRSGFGQGQGVAWAPQGNLLAEQINNERGAASSDVQVRPLELPPEPAGTGVHR, encoded by the coding sequence ATGCCGCTGCCCAAACTGCTCCTGCTCGCGTTGCCGCTGTTGCTCACCCTTCCGGCCCCCGGGCCGCTGTACGTCCAGCCGCATGCCGCGCTGCTGGGCTTTCAGGGAGACGCCCTGCTGGTCCAGCGGCGGAGGGAAGGGGGTGACCTGACCCCCCAGGTCGTGTGGCTGGACGCGCGCAGCGGCCAGGTGCGCCGCTCGGTTGCGCTGAAGGGTGAGACGCGGGGCTCCCGCTCCCCGACCCTCAGTCCCGATGGAACCCTGCTCGCCCTGGGCAACGGATCGTCGGTCTCCCTGTGGCGGCTGCCTGACGGGGAGCCGTGGCCGTTTTCTCCTGACTCGACCGCCGTCCACTCCGTCGCCTTCGACGCCCGGAGCCGCCACATGGCCTTGGGCCTCGCACCCGGCTACGCCCAACTCTGGGACCTGCACACCGGGGGGCGTCTGCGCTCCTTCATGGGTCACGGTGCCCCGGTGAGCGCCGTGAGTGTGGTGGAGGGTCGGCTGCTCAGCGCGGCCCGGGACGGCACGGTGCGGGTGTGGAACACGGTGACCGGCGACGTGCTGGCGAGTGAGCGGGTACCGGGCAACACCAGTGGTCGGGGGGTGGGGGATGCCGTTCTGACCCCGAACGGCCAGACGTACGCGGTGCTCACCACGGACGGAGAGGTGTGGCTGGGGCGCGTGGGCAAGAGCGGCCTGACCCGGCTGGACGTGGATGGCGGTCGCGGCCTGGCCCTGAACCCGGCGGGCGACCTGCTGGCGGTGAGCGGGTCCAGCGAGCGGGGTCTGGCGGTGGTGGACCTCCAGACGGAACGGGTGCGAACGCGGCTGCCCAACAGGTCAGGGTTCGGCCAGGGCCAGGGGGTGGCCTGGGCTCCCCAGGGGAACCTCCTGGCCGAGCAGATCAACAACGAGCGGGGCGCCGCCTCCAGCGACGTGCAGGTGCGGCCCCTGGAACTGCCACCCGAACCGGCGGGGACGGGCGTGCACCGCTGA